One window of the Lynx canadensis isolate LIC74 chromosome D3, mLynCan4.pri.v2, whole genome shotgun sequence genome contains the following:
- the PLA2G1B gene encoding phospholipase A2, whose translation MKFLVLAALLTVGAAEGGVSPRAVWQLRNMIKCTIPESDPVRDYTDYGCYCGLGGSGTPVDELDKCCQTHDHCYSRAKKLDSCKFLLDNPYTKTYSYSCSGSEITCSDENKPCEAFICNCDRNAAICFSKAPYNKEHKNLDTKKYCKN comes from the exons ATGAAATTCCTTGTGCTGGCTGCTCTGCTTACAG TGGGTGCTGCTGAGGGGGGCGTCAGCCCGCGGGCAGTGTGGCAGCTCCGCAACATGATCAAGTGTACGATCCCCGAGAGTGACCCCGTGAGGGATTACACCGACTACGGCTGCTACTGTGGCCTGGGTGGATCCGGCACGCCTGTGGATGAACTGGACAA GTGTTGCCAGACACACGACCACTGCTACTCACGAGCCAAGAAACTGGACAGCTGTAAATTCCTCCTGGACAACCCCTACACCAAAACCTACTCAtactcatgctctggctctgaGATCACCTGCAGCG ATGAAAACAAACCCTGTGAGGCCTTCATCTGCAACTGCGACCGCAATGCTGCCATCTGCTTTTCAAAGGCCCCATATAACAAGGAGCACAAGAACCTGGACACCAAGAAGTACTGTAAGAATTGA
- the SIRT4 gene encoding NAD-dependent protein lipoamidase sirtuin-4, mitochondrial isoform X1, translating to MNCRWTLRAAKGRWMVNISQQCSHGSIGLFVPPSPPLDPEKIRELQRFITLSKRLLVMTGAGISTESGIPDYRSEKVGLYARTDRKPIQHGDFLRSAPVRQRYWARNFVGWPRFSSLQPNPAHWALSNWERLGKLYWLVTQNVDALHTKAGSQRLTELHGCMHRVLCLNCGEQIPREVLQERFEALNPTWSAEAHGLAPDGDVFLTEEQVRSFRVPSCRCGGPLKPDVVFFGDTVNPDKVDFVHRRVKEADSLLVVGSSLQVYSGYRFILTAREKKLPIAILNIGPTRSDDLACLKLDSRCGELLPLIDPC from the exons ATGAATTGTAGGTGGACTCTCAGGGCAGCGAAAGGCCGCTGGATGGTGAACATCAGCCAGCAGTGCTCACATGGATCCATTGGGTTATTTGTGCCACCAAGTCCACCTCTAGACCCTGAGAAGATCAGAGAGTTACAGCGCTTCATCACCCTGTCCAAGAGACTCCTAGTGATGACTGGGGCAGGAATCTCCACTGAGTCGGGGATCCCAGACTACAGGTCAGAAAAGGTGGGACTCTATGCCCGCACTGACCGGAAACCCATCCAGCATGGGGATTTTCTACGGAGTGCTCCAGTCCGCCAGCGGTACTGGGCGAGAAACTTTGTCGGCTGGCCTCGGTTCTCCTCCCTCCAGCCTAACCCTGCACATTGGGCCTTGAGCAACTGGGAGAGACTCGGAAAGCTGTACTGGTTGGTGACCCAAAATGTGGATGCCTTGCACACTAAAGCAGGGAGTCAGCGCCTGACAGAACTCCATGGATGCATGCACAG GGTCCTTTGCTTGAACTGTGGTGAACAGATTCCCCGGGAGGTGTTACAAGAGCGTTTTGAAGCTCTGAACCCCACCTGGAGTGCTGAGGCCCATGGCCTGGCTCCTGACGGCGACGTCTTTCTCACAGAGGAGCAGGTACGGAGCTTTCGGGTCCCGTCCTGCCGATGTGGAGGCCCCCTGAAACCAGATGTCGTTTTCTTCGGGGACACAGTGAACCCTGACAAGGTTGACTTTGTGCACAGGCGTGTAAAAGAAGCTGACTCCCTCTTGGTAGTGGGATCATCCTTACAG GTTTACTCTGGTTACAGGTTCATCCTCACTGCCCGAGAGAAGAAGCTCCCAATTGCAATACTTAACATTGGGCCCACACGGTCAGATGACTTGGCGTGCCTGAAACTGGATTCTCGCTGCGGAGAACTGCTGCCTCTAATAGACCCCTGCTGA
- the SIRT4 gene encoding NAD-dependent protein lipoamidase sirtuin-4, mitochondrial isoform X2: MNCRWTLRAAKGRWMVNISQQCSHGSIGLFVPPSPPLDPEKIRELQRFITLSKRLLVMTGAGISTESGIPDYRSEKVGLYARTDRKPIQHGDFLRSAPVRQRYWARNFVGWPRFSSLQPNPAHWALSNWERLGKLYWLVTQNVDALHTKAGSQRLTELHGCMHRVLCLNCGEQIPREVLQERFEALNPTWSAEAHGLAPDGDVFLTEEQVYSGYRFILTAREKKLPIAILNIGPTRSDDLACLKLDSRCGELLPLIDPC; this comes from the exons ATGAATTGTAGGTGGACTCTCAGGGCAGCGAAAGGCCGCTGGATGGTGAACATCAGCCAGCAGTGCTCACATGGATCCATTGGGTTATTTGTGCCACCAAGTCCACCTCTAGACCCTGAGAAGATCAGAGAGTTACAGCGCTTCATCACCCTGTCCAAGAGACTCCTAGTGATGACTGGGGCAGGAATCTCCACTGAGTCGGGGATCCCAGACTACAGGTCAGAAAAGGTGGGACTCTATGCCCGCACTGACCGGAAACCCATCCAGCATGGGGATTTTCTACGGAGTGCTCCAGTCCGCCAGCGGTACTGGGCGAGAAACTTTGTCGGCTGGCCTCGGTTCTCCTCCCTCCAGCCTAACCCTGCACATTGGGCCTTGAGCAACTGGGAGAGACTCGGAAAGCTGTACTGGTTGGTGACCCAAAATGTGGATGCCTTGCACACTAAAGCAGGGAGTCAGCGCCTGACAGAACTCCATGGATGCATGCACAG GGTCCTTTGCTTGAACTGTGGTGAACAGATTCCCCGGGAGGTGTTACAAGAGCGTTTTGAAGCTCTGAACCCCACCTGGAGTGCTGAGGCCCATGGCCTGGCTCCTGACGGCGACGTCTTTCTCACAGAGGAGCAG GTTTACTCTGGTTACAGGTTCATCCTCACTGCCCGAGAGAAGAAGCTCCCAATTGCAATACTTAACATTGGGCCCACACGGTCAGATGACTTGGCGTGCCTGAAACTGGATTCTCGCTGCGGAGAACTGCTGCCTCTAATAGACCCCTGCTGA